A single Pseudochaenichthys georgianus chromosome 10, fPseGeo1.2, whole genome shotgun sequence DNA region contains:
- the LOC117454164 gene encoding trypsin inhibitor ClTI-1-like, with the protein MKSLLLCSALLLCFSVLSVESEAVTDGDGALMTGEEAALTVTAEAGCEKFEEETCTREYDPVCGTDGEVYSTECVLCQENRREKKNVKVAKKGTCSP; encoded by the exons ATGAAGTCcctgctgctctgctctgctctgctgctctGCTTCTCTG tcctGTCCGTGGAGAGTGAGGCGGTGACAGACGGCGATGGGGCGTTGATGACTGGAGAAGAAGCAGCTCTCACTGTTACAGCAGAG GCTGGCTGTGAGAAGTTTGAAGAGGAAACCTGCACCAGGGAGTATGATCCAGTATGTGGCACCGACGGAGAGGTCTATAGCACCGAATGTGTCCTCTGCCAGGAAAACAG aagagagaagaagaatGTGAAAGTGGCAAAGAAAGGGACATGTTCTCCTTAA